In uncultured Propionivibrio sp., the sequence AGAGCGCTTTAGTCGGGCAGTCGTCCCGTCCATCCTCTTCATCATCTTCGCCGACCATCGTGAATTCCACTATATCTTCCCCGACGATCGGTTTCGTCTCCCTCGGCTGTCCCAAGGCTTTGGTCGATTCGGAACAGATCCTGACCCGTTTACGCGCTGAGGGCTACGAAATCTCTTCGTCCTATGACGGCGCTGATCTCGTCGTGGTGAATACCTGTGGTTTCATCGATGCGGCGGTAGAAGAATCGCTCGACGCGATTGGTGAAGCACTCACCGAGAATGGCAAGGTCATCGTTACCGGCTGCCTTGGCGCCCGCGAAGGACTGATCCGCGAACTGCATCCGAAGGTTCTCGCGATCACCGGACCGCATGCCGCCGACGAAGTGCTGCAGCATGTCCATGCGCATCTGCCGCAACCGCATGATCCATTTACCAGCCTGGTGCCGCCGCAAGGCATCCGGCTGACGCCGCAGCATTTTGCCTATCTCAAGATTTCCGAAGGGTGCAATCACAGTTGCACGTTTTGTATCATCCCCTCGTTGCGCGGTCCGCTCGTCAGTCGTCCGATTGGCGACGTCTTGCTCGAAGCGAAGAACCTGGCGACGGCCGGTGTGCGTGAATTGCTGGTGATTTCCCAGGATACCAGCGCCTATGGTGTTGATCTGAAATATCGTACCGGCTTCCACGGTGGCCGGCCGATCAAGACGCGGCTCAAGGAATTGTGCGAGGCGATGGCCGAATTCGGGATCTGGGTTCGTTTGCATTATGTTTATCCGTATCCGAGTGTTGACGAACTGATTCCGCTGATGGCGGAAGGGAAGCTGTTGCCGTATCTGGACGTTCCTTTCCAGCATGCCAATGCGCGCATCCTCAAGGCCATGCGCCGGCCGGCGAGTTCAGAGAACAATCTCGAGCGGATTCGGGCCTGGCGTGCGATTTGTCCCGACATCACGATTCGCAGCACCTTTATCTCCGGATTCCCCGGCGAGACCGAGGCCGAATTCGAAGAGTTGCTCGCCTTTATCGAAGAAGCACGGCTCGACCGCGTTGGTTGCTTCGCTTATTCGCCGGTCGATGGGGCGGAAGCGAATTCATTGCCGGGTGCGGTGCCGGATGACGTACGCGAAGAGCGTCGTCGTCGACTGATGGATGTGCAGGAAGATATTTCGGCTGAATTGCTGGCGGCCAAAATCGGTCGCGAGATGACCGTGCTGGTCGATGCCGTCGATGATGAAGGCGTCATAGCGCGGTCGTCGGCCGATGCGCCCGAGATTGACGGCCTTGTGTTCGTCAATGATTTTTTCGAGGCCGAGCCTGGCGATTTTCTGCAGGTACGCGTTGTCGATGCGGATGAACACGATCTTTATGCCGAGCCTCTGGAGTAAGCAATGTCTGGCGATGCGTTGATTGAACGTTTGGCCGCGATCGTTGGCGGCGAGCAGGTGCTGACGGCTGAAGCCGATATGACGCCGTTTCTCGGGGACTGGCGCGGACGTTACCGCGGGGCGGCACGCTGTATCGTACGGCCGGGAACGACATCGGAAGTGGCAGCAGTGGTGCGTGCCTGTTCGGATGCCGGCGTGGCGATGGTGCCGCAAGGCGGCAATACCAGCCATTGCGGGGCGAGTATCCCCGATACCAGCGGTCAGTCCGTCCTATTGAGCCTGTCGCGCCTGAACCGTATCCGCGCTGTTGATGTGCCGAACAATACAATGACGGTCGAGGCCGGTTGTGTGTTGCAGGAGATTCAGGCAACAGCGAGCCGAGTTGGACGTCTCTTTCCGCTGTCGTTGGCGGCCGAGGGAAGTTGCCAGATCGGCGGGAATCTCTCGACCAATGCCGGCGGCGTCCAGGTGCTGCGCTACGGCAATGCGCGCGAACTGGTTCTGGGCTTGGAGGTCGTGCTTCCGTCTGGCGAGATCTGGAATGGGCTGCGCGCGCTGCGCAAGGATAACACCGGTTACGATCTCAAGCATCTATTCATTGGTGCCGAAGGCACGCTGGGGATTATCACCGCGGCAGTGATCAAGCTTTTCCCGCAGCCGAGCGCGGTCGTGACGGCTTGGCTCGCGATCAACTCCCCGCAGGATGCCGTGACCCTTCTGGGTAAGCTGCAGGCGGGCTTCGGTGCCGGACTGACGGCGTGCGAGTTGGTTTCCGATGTTTCGC encodes:
- the rimO gene encoding 30S ribosomal protein S12 methylthiotransferase RimO, producing the protein MNSTISSPTIGFVSLGCPKALVDSEQILTRLRAEGYEISSSYDGADLVVVNTCGFIDAAVEESLDAIGEALTENGKVIVTGCLGAREGLIRELHPKVLAITGPHAADEVLQHVHAHLPQPHDPFTSLVPPQGIRLTPQHFAYLKISEGCNHSCTFCIIPSLRGPLVSRPIGDVLLEAKNLATAGVRELLVISQDTSAYGVDLKYRTGFHGGRPIKTRLKELCEAMAEFGIWVRLHYVYPYPSVDELIPLMAEGKLLPYLDVPFQHANARILKAMRRPASSENNLERIRAWRAICPDITIRSTFISGFPGETEAEFEELLAFIEEARLDRVGCFAYSPVDGAEANSLPGAVPDDVREERRRRLMDVQEDISAELLAAKIGREMTVLVDAVDDEGVIARSSADAPEIDGLVFVNDFFEAEPGDFLQVRVVDADEHDLYAEPLE
- a CDS encoding FAD-binding oxidoreductase, with product MSGDALIERLAAIVGGEQVLTAEADMTPFLGDWRGRYRGAARCIVRPGTTSEVAAVVRACSDAGVAMVPQGGNTSHCGASIPDTSGQSVLLSLSRLNRIRAVDVPNNTMTVEAGCVLQEIQATASRVGRLFPLSLAAEGSCQIGGNLSTNAGGVQVLRYGNARELVLGLEVVLPSGEIWNGLRALRKDNTGYDLKHLFIGAEGTLGIITAAVIKLFPQPSAVVTAWLAINSPQDAVTLLGKLQAGFGAGLTACELVSDVSLGMVLKHIPEAQAPLERSPWYLLLELAGAGDADVLRVQLEDFLGDAIGAELVSDAVIAQSGDQAARLWDLRERISEAQKIEGFSIKHDISVPVSRIGEFLDLAGEALNAAYPGIRIVAFGHVGDGNLHYNQSKPEAGENASFMASQPDVNRIVHDIVHALGGSISAEHGIGQLKREELQRYKSAIELDMMRAIKRTLDPKGLMNPGKVL